The genome window AGCTCCCGTCGCGCAGCCGCAGCCGGTACTCGGCCTCGTAGACCGAGCGCGCCTCCACGGCGCTCCACCACACGGCCAGCACGCGCTCGCGGTCGCCGGGGTGGATGGCCGACAGCCACCCGTCGCCGCGCACCTCCTCCACCGTCTGCCCGGTGAGGTGGCGCCAGAAGGGCATGTCCACCACCATTCCGCGGGGGTCGGTGGTCCACACCATCTGCGTCCACGCCTCCACCAGCGAGCGGTAGCGCTCCTCGCTCCGGCGCAGCGCCGTCTCGGCCTCGGCGGAAGGGCGGGTGGGGATGGAGCCCGCCTCCGCGTCGTCCGTCCGCCGGCGCGCCTCGACCTTCCGCACCGTCGCCATCACCCCGCACACCTCGCCCGCCTCGTCGCGCAGCGGGGCGTAGCGCGCCTCGATGCGGACGCCGGTGCCGGTCGCGGGGAGGGTGATCTCCCACTCCGGAGCGGCCGCCGTCTCGCCGCGGAGCGCAGTCCGGGCGATCTCGCGCTCGTTCAGGTCGCGGAGGAAGGGGAAGACCTCGTGCGCGTCGCGGCCCAGCATCTCCGCGGCGGGAACGCCGAAAAGGCGCTCCATCGCCCCGTTCCAGAAGGTGACGCGGAAGTCGCGGTCGTACGCCAGCACGCCGTCGGGGCTGGCGGCGAGGAGGGAGAGGGCGGACGCCGGCGCGGCGGCGGCGAGGTCGGTCATGCGGATGCTTCGGGGGGACGACACCGCCACGGACGCCGCCGGAGTCCACGCGAAATCGAGGACGGCGGCGGGCGCGCCCGCGGGGGCGGATTACGCCCGGAGGTCGTATCCAGTAAGATGCAAGAAACGCCCGTTCAGGTGAAGGTGCGGCGTTCGGATCCAGGTCAGGGAGAAGCGGATGGAGAGGGTGGAGGTGCGGACCGCGGTCGAGCAAGACGCGGCGGCGATCGCGGAGATCTACAACGAGGGGATCCGCGGCCGCGGCGCCACCTTCGAGACGCGCGAGCGCACGGTCGACGAGGTGCGCGCGTGGTTCCGTCGCGAGCGCCACCCGCTGCTGGTGGCGGAGATGGGCGGCGCGGTGGTCGGCTGGGTCGCCGCGTCGGAGTACCGGCCGCGCGACTGCTACGCGGGCGTGGCGGAGTTCTCGGTGTACGTGGCCGGGCGCGCCCGCCGCCGCGGCGTGGGCGATGCGCTGATGCGCGCGTTCGTCCCCGCGCTCGAGGCGGCGGGGTTCTGGAAGGTGCTCTCGCGCATC of Longimicrobium sp. contains these proteins:
- a CDS encoding arsinothricin resistance N-acetyltransferase ArsN1 family A, with amino-acid sequence MERVEVRTAVEQDAAAIAEIYNEGIRGRGATFETRERTVDEVRAWFRRERHPLLVAEMGGAVVGWVAASEYRPRDCYAGVAEFSVYVAGRARRRGVGDALMRAFVPALEAAGFWKVLSRIFPENAASLALCARHGFRVVGTYRRHGRLDGAWRDTVIVERLLGPAEEQEDEDLDRPSR